CAAGATCAAGAAGTACGAGTTCTGGGATTTTCTCGGTCCCGTGCTCGACCAGAACGGCACTTGCCGCGGCTGCATCGGCCAGGATCTGGTCACGATGGAGATCCGCAGCTTTCCGGCCGACGCGGTCGTCATTGCCTCGGGTGGGTGCGGCTTGATCTACGGCCGCTCGACGATGTCAATGGTCTGCACCGGTAGCGCCGCCTCGCGAGCCTTCCGCGCGGGGGCGAAGTACGGCAATGGTGAGTTTATCCAAGTTCATCCCACCGCCATTCCGGGCGCCGATAAGCTGCGTTTGATGAGCGAAAGCGCCCGTGGCGAGGGGGGCCGCGTATGGGTCCCGCGTAAGCCGCAAGACACGCGCGACCCGAAGCAGATCCCCGAGGCCGAACGCTACTATTTCCTGGAAGAGCGCTATCCGAAGTACGGCAATCTGGTGCCGCGCGATATTGCCACGCGCGAGATCTTCAACGTCTGCACGTACGAAGGGCTGAGCGTTGAACAAGACCGGCTGGCCGTCTATCTCGACGTCACGCACATTCCGCGGGCTGTGCTGGATCAGAAGCTGGGGGGAATTCTCGACATCTACGAGAAATTCCAAGGGGTCGATCCGCGTGAGACCCCCATGAAGATCTTCCCGGCAGTCCATTACTCGATGGGTGGGTTGTGGGTCGATTACGAGCGCACCGCCGAAGGCGGGCTGCGGCTTGGCTCTCCGCGCAACCAGGTGACGAACATTCCCGGCCTGTATGCGATCGGCGAGTGCGACTATCAGTATCACGGCGCCAATCGGCTGGGGGCGAACTCGCTGCTGAGCTGCATCTTCAGCGGCCTGATCACGGCGCCGGGATTGGCCAATTGGATCAAGAGTGTGCCCGGTGGAGCGGCCGCGGATCAGCCGTCGAGCTTGTTCGATAGTGCCCGCCGCCAACATCAGCAAGCACACGATGCCTTGTTGAAGCGCAGCGGAGGGGGCGAGAACCCTTACTTGATTCATCAGGAATTGGGCAACGTGATGACCAAGGCGGCCACCGTGGTGCGCCGCAACGACGTGCTGCAAGAAGCCTACGGCACGGTATGCGAATTGGCCGAACGAGCGAAGCGCTGCTCGCTGTCCGACACCGGCAACTGGACCAATCAAAACGTCGTCTTCACCAAATCGCTGCTGGACATGTTCCCGCTGGCCAAAGTGATCGTCAAAGGCGCGCTACAGCGCGACGAGTGCCGCGGCGCACACTTTAAGCCCGACTTCGCCATGCCAGGGTTGGTGGCCACGGACCCGGCGGCCCACCGTCGCGAGGCCGAGGCCTGGTGCGACCGCTTTGAAGAGAACACTCGCAAGTGGCTGAAATCGACCGTGGCAACGCATGTCGAAGATGGGGATCCGGTCCTCGTTTACGAAGACGTTGATACCACGCTGATCCCGCCGCGGCCGCGATTGTATGGCCTGGTCGGCGCGGAAGTGATCGAAGAAGTCTGGAACCAGCGCCAAGTGGCCAAGGCGGCCGCCGGCCACGACGGCAATGGCGCCGTCGGCAAGGGAGCCGTTAAGGCGACCGCCGCAGGGTAAACGACCTCTGCGGATAGATTCGTGTGAGTTTTGTGGAGACGGTCGCCCACGCGGCCGCCAACTAACCTGCGTTGAAAGAAGCCATGCAAGCCACGACCAACGGACATTCGTCGCACGCCGACCACGACGCGCACGCCTCGGCCGACGGACACGGCCACAGCTCACACGTGACCGAGTTCGACGTGCGGATTCTTCGCCAGGACGGCCCCGGCAACTCCAGTTACTGGGAGCGGCACCGCATCAAGCGCGAAGCCGATATGAACGTGATTAGCGTTCTGCAGCGGGTAGCCGCACAGGCCAAAACGGTCGAGGGGCAACGCGTGGCGCCGGTGGCCTGGGATTGCAACTGCCTGGAAGAAGTCTGTGGCGCGTGTACCATGCTGGTCAACGGCCGCGTGCGGCAAGCCTGCACGGCACTCGTGGACCGTCTGCTCGAAGACAGTCCCGAAGGCATCGAGCTGCGGCCGATGGAAAAGTTTCCCGTCGTGCGCGACCTGGTGGTGAATCGTCGCCGGTTGTTTCGCGCCTTGGAGAAAGTCAGAGCCTGGATTCCGGTCGATGGCTATTACGATGCGGGCCCCGGACCGCGCGTCTCGCCCGAGCAACAGCAGCAAGCTTACCCGCTGTCGGAGTGCATGAGCTGCGGCTGCTGCCTGGATGCCTGTCCACAGTTCAATAAGCTGGAGTTGGAGCGGAACGAAGGGGAGACCGACGAGCAGTTCCACAAGCGCGAGCACGAGACATACGACACTCACTTTGTCGGCGCGCATGCCATCAGCCAGGTGATGCTGTTCAACAACCATCCCACCGGCGCTTTGAATGCCGGCGAGCGACTCGATCTGTTGACCGCCCCGGGAGGCATCCAGGACTGCGGCAACGCGCAGAACTGCGTGAACGTCTGCCCGAAGAAGATCCCCCTCACGACGA
This portion of the Pirellulales bacterium genome encodes:
- the sdhA gene encoding succinate dehydrogenase flavoprotein subunit, which codes for MAKQRVMIVGGGLAGLSAAMQLAEAGISVDLMSLTPVKRSHSVCAQGGINSVNSVTRQQGDNEYLHFDDTVYGGDFLQHQPPVKEMTEWGPRIIDLMDRLGVPFNRTPEGFRDQRRFGGTLFKRTAFAGATTGQQLLYALDEQVRRWEVEGKIKKYEFWDFLGPVLDQNGTCRGCIGQDLVTMEIRSFPADAVVIASGGCGLIYGRSTMSMVCTGSAASRAFRAGAKYGNGEFIQVHPTAIPGADKLRLMSESARGEGGRVWVPRKPQDTRDPKQIPEAERYYFLEERYPKYGNLVPRDIATREIFNVCTYEGLSVEQDRLAVYLDVTHIPRAVLDQKLGGILDIYEKFQGVDPRETPMKIFPAVHYSMGGLWVDYERTAEGGLRLGSPRNQVTNIPGLYAIGECDYQYHGANRLGANSLLSCIFSGLITAPGLANWIKSVPGGAAADQPSSLFDSARRQHQQAHDALLKRSGGGENPYLIHQELGNVMTKAATVVRRNDVLQEAYGTVCELAERAKRCSLSDTGNWTNQNVVFTKSLLDMFPLAKVIVKGALQRDECRGAHFKPDFAMPGLVATDPAAHRREAEAWCDRFEENTRKWLKSTVATHVEDGDPVLVYEDVDTTLIPPRPRLYGLVGAEVIEEVWNQRQVAKAAAGHDGNGAVGKGAVKATAAG
- the sdhB gene encoding succinate dehydrogenase iron-sulfur subunit → MQATTNGHSSHADHDAHASADGHGHSSHVTEFDVRILRQDGPGNSSYWERHRIKREADMNVISVLQRVAAQAKTVEGQRVAPVAWDCNCLEEVCGACTMLVNGRVRQACTALVDRLLEDSPEGIELRPMEKFPVVRDLVVNRRRLFRALEKVRAWIPVDGYYDAGPGPRVSPEQQQQAYPLSECMSCGCCLDACPQFNKLELERNEGETDEQFHKREHETYDTHFVGAHAISQVMLFNNHPTGALNAGERLDLLTAPGGIQDCGNAQNCVNVCPKKIPLTTSIGRAGRATTLRSIAKWFGG